The Treponema primitia ZAS-1 genomic sequence CGCAGAAAAGATCGACGTGGACAACACCGGGAAAATATCAGGGTTGTTCTAATTCAAGAAACAGTGAATAACGGGTAGTGAGTTGTTCTCATTACCCGTTGTTTTATTAAGGAAGTGGAAAATGGGTTTTGCCGAAAAGAGCTGCGTAGATTTTGTAACTGTCCTGGCGAGTAAGGATCCTGTGCCCGGCGGCGGCGGCGCTTCCGCATTGGTGGGCGCTATTGGAACCGCCTTGGGAAACATGGTGGGCTCCCTTACGGTGGGTAAAAAAAAGTACGCCGATGTGGAGGCGGACATCATCCGTCTGAAGAAGGAGTCCGACCGGCTTCAGGGGGAGTTCCTCGCCCTGGTTCAGCGGGATGCGGAGGTCTTTGAACCCCTGTCCAAGGCCTACGGTCTGCCCAAGGAGACCGAGGCGGAGAAGGCGGAGAAAACCCGGGTCATGGAAGCGGCTTTGAAAGAAGCTTGCTCGGTGCCCCTGGAGATTATGAAGAAGTGCGGCGAGGCCATCAAGGTTATTGAGGAATTCGCCGCCAAGGGCAGCCGTCTGGCCATCAGTGACGCCGGTGTTGGGGTGCTTTTTTGCAAGGCTGCCCTGAGCGGCGCCAGCCTCAACGTGTATATCAACACCGCTGCCATGACCGACCGTAGTTATGCTGAGGATATCAACCGCCAAACCAACGCGCTCCTTGCGGAGTATGAAGCCCTGGCGGATACGGTTTTCAAAGGCGTAAAAGATCAGCTGAAGTGATCAAACAGTAAAACTAATCGAGGTATAAAATGGCTCAGATTTTGAAAGGAAAGGAAGTTGCCGACGCCTTAGTGGAGTCCATGAAGAAGGATGTGGAGGCCCTGAACGCTAAAGGGATCACACCGACCTTGGGCAT encodes the following:
- a CDS encoding cyclodeaminase/cyclohydrolase family protein codes for the protein MGFAEKSCVDFVTVLASKDPVPGGGGASALVGAIGTALGNMVGSLTVGKKKYADVEADIIRLKKESDRLQGEFLALVQRDAEVFEPLSKAYGLPKETEAEKAEKTRVMEAALKEACSVPLEIMKKCGEAIKVIEEFAAKGSRLAISDAGVGVLFCKAALSGASLNVYINTAAMTDRSYAEDINRQTNALLAEYEALADTVFKGVKDQLK